The Rubrobacter tropicus nucleotide sequence TCGGATTCGGAGAGGCTGTCTATCACCTGATCCTGCATGCGGGCGCGCAGGGTGTCTCTGGGCTTCTGCGAGCCCGGGGTGTCGACGAAGATCGCCTGGTAGTTCTTGCCGTTGCGGACGCCCCGGATCGGGCTGCGGGTGGTCTGCGGACGGGGGGAGGTGATCGAGACCTTCTCCCCGACCAGCCGGTTTACCAGCGTGCTCTTCCCCACGTTCGGCCTGCCAACGACCGCTATGAAACCGCTCTTGAGGCCGTTCCGGGAGGCCCCGTCCACGCCCTTCACAGGTGTTCCGGACCGAAGGAGTTGGGCAGGATCTCCTCGAACGGGTAACGCCGGAGGCCGGAGGCATTCTCCACCACTACTTCCTCGCAGCCGAACTCTCGCAGGAACTGGCGGCACGCGCCGCAGGGGAAGCAGGGGGCGACGTTGGGGCTGAATACCGCGACGGACTTTATGCGCCTGTCCTCACCATCGGCCGAGACCATGGTGGTGGCCGCGTTTCGCTCGGCGCAGATGGAGAGGCCGTAGGAGGCGTTCTCGACGTTGCAGCCCGCGTGCACGGCGCCGCCCTCCGTCAGGATCGCGGCGCCCACCAGGAAGCGGCTGTAGGGCGCGTAGGCCCGTTCGGCGGCCTCGCGGGCCGCGCGCATCAAAGAGTCCACGCTGGGGCTCCTCTCCGTCATAAGAATTGGAAGATGGACACGGTAAGGAGGGCGCCGATGGCCGCGCCCGCCACCACCTGGTAGAAGCTGTGGATGCCGCTCTCGACGCGGCTCTGGCAGACGAGGAGGGCCATCAGGAGCGAGATCAGGGACACCAGCCCCGCGTACCGCCCCCCGGCGGCTATGAAGCTGGCGGCGACCCACCCTGCGAAAGCGACGGCCGCGTGCCCCGACGGCATCCCCCCGTAGAACGAGTTGGGCGAGCGCGTCAGCGCCTTGCCGAGCACCACCACCAGGACCACGACGCCTAAAGAGACGAGGGTCAGATGCCCGGGCCAGCGCCGGATGCTGTTGAGCGTCTCCAGGGAGAGGGGCCCGAGGTCGTCGGCCAGGACCAGGTATCCCACCAGCAACGCACCGACGCTGGAGACGAGGACCGCCCCCGCGGAGACGTCCTTGGCGAGCTTGGCGAGCGGGTGGTACTCGGTCGTAACGAGGTCCACGACGAACTCCAGGGCGGTGTTGAACATCTCCGTTACGAAGACCACGAGGATGGTGAGAACGAGCACGGCGAGCTCCAGCTCGCTCACGCCGACCAGCAGGCTGAGGACCAGGACGCCCACCGCCGCGACCACGTGGAAGCGCATGTTGCGCTGGGTCCGAACCGCCGAGACGACCCCGCGATAGGCGTGCTCGAAGCTGCGGCCAACGCCCTGCTGTCCCTTGAGCGGCTTCC carries:
- a CDS encoding cytidine deaminase; the protein is MTERSPSVDSLMRAAREAAERAYAPYSRFLVGAAILTEGGAVHAGCNVENASYGLSICAERNAATTMVSADGEDRRIKSVAVFSPNVAPCFPCGACRQFLREFGCEEVVVENASGLRRYPFEEILPNSFGPEHL
- a CDS encoding diacylglycerol kinase translates to MVKEARKPLKGQQGVGRSFEHAYRGVVSAVRTQRNMRFHVVAAVGVLVLSLLVGVSELELAVLVLTILVVFVTEMFNTALEFVVDLVTTEYHPLAKLAKDVSAGAVLVSSVGALLVGYLVLADDLGPLSLETLNSIRRWPGHLTLVSLGVVVLVVVLGKALTRSPNSFYGGMPSGHAAVAFAGWVAASFIAAGGRYAGLVSLISLLMALLVCQSRVESGIHSFYQVVAGAAIGALLTVSIFQFL